The following coding sequences are from one Paenibacillus sp. FSL R5-0912 window:
- a CDS encoding ABC transporter ATP-binding protein has protein sequence MTSIPNSLKKERSARRDKSEAGAVRLLLRLSAPYKFQLLLACLCVVIVNGAFLIQPLILQRVIDHFLIGGAAQSGLNSIGGLALLYVTVAAAGGIFSYLQALIAGKAGQSLIHELRVRVFSIIERLPLPYLDRTSSGRLITRATNDTAEISELYTDVVISLVKDVLLLLGIIYAMLLLSPSLTLVSFTVIPVMTFLVLFIKNRIKKNFFHMKHYIGQINGFFAESLSGMRVIQSFRAEKEKEDQFLKLNGEYFRTTLIQVRLNSVLKPASDMFQSLAVAILVWYSISRISGGTLQIGVLFAFTTYIKQFFNPISDLADKYTSIQSALVSTERIFELIREEDRLEQPDSGLPMERLHGTVEFRHVWFAYNDADWVLRDVSFVIGKGQTAAFIGETGAGKTTIISLINGFYRVQKGEILIDGVNVNDIRLDDLRRNISVVLQDVFLFSGTIRDNITLGDDIAEENVLEALQASCAEEFVLGSPGGIEGPVTERGGTLSAGQRQLISFARAIAHDPAIFVLDEATANIDTHTEKLIQKAIDNVASGRTTLIIAHRLSTIAGADLIIAMKEGRIAESGHPRELRQRGGYYAELLEESRNHIMSS, from the coding sequence ATGACATCTATACCGAACAGCTTGAAGAAGGAGAGGTCTGCTAGACGGGACAAATCCGAAGCTGGTGCAGTGAGGCTGCTGCTGCGGTTATCTGCCCCTTACAAGTTCCAGCTCCTGCTTGCCTGTCTGTGCGTGGTGATTGTAAATGGCGCTTTTCTAATCCAGCCGCTGATTCTGCAGCGCGTGATCGACCACTTCCTGATCGGAGGCGCCGCTCAGAGCGGACTGAATTCGATTGGAGGCTTAGCCCTGCTGTATGTGACCGTAGCTGCGGCTGGCGGGATCTTCTCGTATCTTCAGGCGCTGATTGCCGGCAAAGCGGGACAGAGCCTGATCCATGAGCTGCGGGTCAGAGTGTTCTCCATCATTGAACGGCTCCCCCTACCTTATCTGGACCGGACCTCCTCCGGGCGGCTGATTACCCGGGCCACCAACGATACAGCTGAGATCAGCGAGCTATACACGGATGTGGTCATCTCGCTGGTCAAGGATGTGCTGCTGCTGCTGGGGATCATCTACGCCATGCTGCTGCTCAGCCCGTCCTTAACGCTGGTTTCTTTTACCGTCATTCCGGTGATGACCTTCCTGGTCCTCTTCATTAAGAACCGGATCAAAAAGAACTTCTTCCATATGAAGCACTATATCGGACAGATTAACGGTTTCTTTGCCGAGAGCCTCTCCGGGATGCGGGTCATTCAGAGCTTCCGCGCCGAGAAGGAAAAAGAGGATCAATTCCTGAAGCTGAACGGGGAGTATTTCAGAACCACCCTGATACAGGTGCGCCTCAACAGTGTGCTGAAGCCGGCTTCGGACATGTTCCAGAGTCTTGCCGTAGCCATCCTGGTATGGTACAGCATCAGCCGGATCTCCGGCGGCACCCTGCAAATCGGTGTACTGTTTGCGTTCACGACCTATATTAAGCAGTTCTTCAATCCGATCTCGGATCTGGCTGACAAATACACCTCTATACAATCTGCGCTCGTATCCACGGAACGTATCTTTGAGCTGATCCGGGAGGAGGACCGCCTGGAGCAGCCGGATAGCGGCTTGCCGATGGAACGCCTGCACGGAACCGTTGAGTTCCGCCATGTCTGGTTCGCCTATAACGACGCCGACTGGGTGCTGAGAGATGTAAGCTTCGTGATCGGTAAAGGACAGACCGCCGCCTTCATCGGGGAGACCGGGGCGGGCAAAACGACCATAATCAGTCTGATCAACGGCTTCTACCGCGTGCAGAAAGGCGAGATTCTGATCGACGGTGTCAATGTGAACGATATCCGGCTGGATGATCTGCGGCGGAATATTTCCGTTGTGCTCCAGGATGTCTTCCTGTTCTCAGGCACGATCCGTGACAATATCACCCTCGGTGACGATATTGCCGAGGAGAACGTCCTCGAGGCCCTGCAGGCCTCCTGCGCTGAAGAGTTCGTGCTGGGCTCTCCCGGAGGCATCGAGGGGCCTGTTACCGAGCGGGGTGGCACCCTGTCCGCTGGCCAGCGCCAGCTCATCTCCTTCGCCCGGGCCATCGCCCATGATCCGGCGATCTTCGTGCTGGATGAAGCCACAGCCAACATCGATACACATACAGAGAAGCTGATTCAGAAAGCGATCGACAATGTGGCCAGCGGCAGAACGACACTGATCATCGCCCACCGGCTGTCGACGATTGCCGGAGCCGATCTCATCATCGCAATGAAGGAAGGCCGAATCGCCGAATCCGGCCATCCGCGCGAGCTGCGGCAGCGGGGCGGCTATTATGCCGAGCTGCTGGAGGAGAGCCGAAATCATATTATGAGTTCGTGA
- a CDS encoding helix-hairpin-helix domain-containing protein, producing the protein MGKRMIGCAIAAALLGGALVWAADHRAEDGIAGWETLNAGMAQALGVADGGAGTAGESGEAGAMTGEAGVKAKGEGGNVNGAAVGKAGAVSDKAGAASDNAGVVNGAGITAPAGTSGAVAGRNDGNADGKDGTAVGGGIAGVAENGTANGGTVGAIGGAGPAGAAGAAVAADGRVNVNIADTVALMDLPGIGEKKAQAIIEYRSSKGAFRSLTDLGKVKGIGPKLLEQLKPLVAF; encoded by the coding sequence ATGGGCAAAAGAATGATCGGCTGCGCTATTGCCGCTGCCCTGCTGGGCGGCGCTCTAGTCTGGGCTGCAGACCACAGGGCGGAGGACGGCATCGCCGGGTGGGAGACCCTGAACGCCGGGATGGCACAGGCGCTGGGGGTGGCGGATGGCGGGGCGGGAACAGCAGGGGAGAGTGGTGAAGCTGGTGCTATGACTGGGGAAGCCGGGGTGAAGGCAAAGGGGGAAGGCGGCAATGTGAATGGAGCGGCTGTTGGTAAGGCTGGTGCTGTAAGTGATAAGGCCGGTGCTGCAAGTGATAACGCCGGAGTGGTTAATGGCGCCGGGATTACTGCTCCGGCGGGGACATCCGGGGCAGTGGCAGGTAGGAATGACGGAAATGCGGATGGTAAGGACGGAACGGCGGTTGGTGGCGGGATCGCAGGAGTAGCTGAGAATGGAACCGCTAATGGAGGGACTGTTGGTGCAATAGGGGGCGCGGGACCAGCAGGTGCCGCAGGTGCAGCAGTGGCTGCTGACGGCAGGGTCAACGTGAACATTGCCGATACCGTAGCCCTGATGGACTTGCCGGGTATCGGAGAGAAGAAGGCGCAGGCGATTATCGAGTACCGCAGCAGCAAGGGAGCGTTCCGCAGCCTGACCGATCTGGGCAAGGTCAAGGGAATCGGGCCGAAGCTGCTGGAGCAGCTGAAGCCGCTGGTGGCATTTTGA
- the nrdI gene encoding class Ib ribonucleoside-diphosphate reductase assembly flavoprotein NrdI: MLIAYDSKTGNVRRFINKLKLPAVQIEEHMTIDEPYVLVTYTTGFGQIPEKVSSFLEKNHSRLKGIAASGNKNWGELYAHSADLIAQRYNVPVVGKFELSGTFGDVQRIKQEVDRVAAY, encoded by the coding sequence ATGTTGATTGCTTACGATTCCAAGACCGGCAACGTTAGAAGGTTCATCAATAAGCTGAAGCTTCCCGCTGTTCAAATCGAAGAGCATATGACGATCGACGAGCCTTACGTGCTTGTTACATACACCACGGGATTTGGACAGATTCCAGAGAAGGTATCCTCATTCTTAGAGAAGAACCATTCCAGGCTCAAAGGCATCGCCGCGAGCGGCAACAAAAACTGGGGTGAGCTATATGCGCATAGCGCAGATTTAATTGCACAGCGTTACAACGTACCGGTGGTCGGCAAGTTTGAGTTGTCGGGAACATTTGGTGATGTACAGCGCATAAAACAGGAGGTGGACCGGGTTGCGGCATATTGA
- a CDS encoding ComEC/Rec2 family competence protein, with protein sequence MNRRPLLSFTICWIAGSAAGCMFSGRSLLFYLAGLLLLPAIWAVSGGIRWRTAAVFGLAIAAAVLYWEWSEARNVSLLPEQLGRSATELNEANVTAAGVIASPVERDGDRVDFTLKLSRIGLERQGSQETETAANVETGAKVATKEKVAVVVAAGAAADAAADAEKGGSAAAEGAETDAEAEAEAEAEAEAETGVGADATGAEEEAKGELVAVQIKLQEESEIAVAALWQRGDRVVIEGELAQPQIARNFGGFDYQAYLLAKKTHWLLKGAGTASVTAKPPASWQLSGILRWNDRMRATLGAEMERLFEEPHAGYMKGLVIGIQEDLDPETFKQFSQLGLTHILAISGMHVAVYVGVILFLLRRCRFTRETALTVTLLLVPAYVLLSGAGPSVVRAGIMSMIALLAARLGILKDGMNILAAAALMMLVWNPYLLLSVSFQLSFLVTAGLMVYTPLAAPLFRRLPSWMAGALSVTFIAQLVSFPLTIYYFNQFSLLSFAANLLLVPFITFLVLPLGTLALLIGRFWNTAALLTVQLAELLNNATFAAVEWVNGFTAGVLIWASPSLLWICLYYGLLYGLLYALKRRTEITLVPQYMEDETRPLAELELPGNSRGKAGNTSSNKAVPAAAANSRRAALALQAFPHSDVTRWSSLAAVLCAASLALLLYRGYNAEDLNRTGAISYLDVGQGDSILITTPGGAHILVDGGGTVSFGKKEAWRIRRSPFEVGAKTLLPLLKQRGIHRLDAVILTHGDQDHAGGLQAVLEGMPVSALLFNGSLADTEPYTKLMTTALAAGVRLYPVQQGMVLTPDEAAQLHFLWPEPPADGQTLLNEVEDQNHESVVFRLEMNGRSFLFTGDMDQAAEEAILQSAQQAGIQSGKPTDILKVAHHGSKTATSADWLSFWNPAAAVISAGVNNLYGHPNGDVLARLEDANTEVYRTDQQGEIQLRVGKEAIIMRHKLNMKDTE encoded by the coding sequence ATGAACAGAAGGCCGCTCTTAAGCTTCACGATCTGCTGGATTGCCGGAAGTGCGGCAGGCTGTATGTTTTCCGGCCGCAGCTTGCTGTTCTACCTCGCAGGCCTACTGCTGCTGCCTGCAATCTGGGCGGTCAGCGGCGGCATACGCTGGAGAACGGCTGCTGTGTTCGGGCTGGCGATTGCTGCGGCAGTCCTGTATTGGGAGTGGAGTGAAGCGCGTAACGTGAGCCTGCTGCCGGAGCAATTGGGGCGATCGGCAACCGAACTGAATGAGGCTAACGTTACAGCCGCAGGCGTTATTGCTTCCCCGGTGGAGCGGGACGGGGACCGGGTTGATTTTACGTTGAAGTTGTCACGGATCGGACTGGAGCGGCAGGGAAGTCAGGAGACCGAAACAGCGGCGAATGTAGAAACGGGAGCTAAAGTAGCTACAAAAGAAAAAGTAGCTGTCGTGGTAGCGGCAGGGGCGGCAGCAGATGCAGCAGCAGATGCAGAAAAAGGAGGAAGCGCAGCAGCTGAAGGGGCTGAAACAGATGCAGAAGCAGAAGCAGAAGCAGAAGCAGAAGCAGAAGCTGAAACAGGAGTAGGGGCAGACGCAACAGGAGCAGAAGAGGAAGCAAAAGGGGAACTGGTTGCCGTTCAAATCAAGCTTCAGGAAGAAAGCGAAATCGCTGTAGCTGCCCTATGGCAGCGGGGAGACCGGGTAGTCATTGAAGGAGAGCTGGCCCAGCCGCAGATAGCGCGTAACTTCGGCGGATTCGACTACCAGGCCTATCTGCTCGCGAAAAAGACTCACTGGCTGCTGAAAGGGGCCGGAACTGCGAGTGTAACGGCTAAACCTCCGGCATCGTGGCAGCTATCCGGCATTCTGCGCTGGAATGATAGAATGCGCGCCACCCTCGGCGCAGAGATGGAGCGCTTATTCGAGGAGCCGCATGCCGGTTATATGAAGGGACTTGTCATCGGTATCCAGGAGGATCTGGACCCGGAGACCTTCAAGCAGTTCTCACAGCTGGGGCTGACTCATATTCTGGCGATCTCGGGAATGCATGTTGCGGTTTATGTCGGGGTGATCTTATTTCTTCTGCGCCGCTGCCGCTTCACGAGAGAAACAGCACTCACGGTAACATTACTGCTTGTACCAGCCTACGTACTGCTGTCCGGTGCCGGACCGTCAGTGGTTCGCGCCGGGATAATGAGCATGATTGCTCTGCTTGCCGCAAGGCTCGGTATCCTTAAGGATGGAATGAACATTCTGGCTGCTGCCGCACTGATGATGCTGGTCTGGAACCCGTATCTGCTGCTCAGCGTCAGCTTTCAGCTGTCCTTTCTGGTGACAGCAGGTCTCATGGTATATACGCCGCTGGCCGCGCCATTGTTCAGACGTTTACCTTCCTGGATGGCGGGTGCGCTTTCGGTTACTTTTATTGCACAGCTGGTCTCTTTCCCGCTGACTATTTATTACTTTAACCAATTTTCGCTGCTGTCCTTTGCCGCCAATCTGCTGCTGGTGCCTTTCATCACGTTCCTGGTGCTGCCGCTTGGTACGCTGGCGCTGCTGATTGGACGGTTCTGGAATACTGCAGCCCTCTTAACTGTGCAGCTTGCAGAGCTGCTGAATAATGCTACGTTTGCGGCGGTAGAGTGGGTAAACGGGTTTACGGCAGGTGTGCTGATCTGGGCTTCACCTTCATTACTGTGGATTTGCCTATACTACGGGCTACTTTACGGCTTGTTGTATGCGTTGAAGAGACGGACAGAGATTACGCTTGTTCCCCAGTATATGGAGGATGAGACCCGGCCGCTGGCCGAGCTGGAGCTGCCGGGAAACAGCCGCGGTAAGGCCGGCAATACCAGCAGCAACAAGGCGGTCCCAGCGGCAGCTGCGAACAGCAGAAGAGCCGCGCTGGCCCTCCAGGCATTTCCGCATTCAGACGTTACGCGCTGGAGCAGCCTTGCCGCTGTGCTGTGCGCTGCCAGTCTGGCGCTTCTGCTGTACAGAGGCTACAATGCGGAGGACCTGAACAGGACGGGAGCGATCAGCTACCTGGATGTGGGGCAGGGAGACAGCATCCTGATTACCACGCCGGGCGGAGCCCATATTCTGGTGGACGGCGGCGGAACGGTGAGTTTCGGAAAGAAGGAGGCCTGGCGAATCCGCCGCAGTCCGTTCGAGGTCGGGGCCAAGACGCTGCTGCCGCTGCTGAAGCAGCGGGGCATCCACCGGCTGGATGCGGTGATCCTGACACATGGCGATCAGGATCATGCCGGAGGGCTGCAGGCGGTGCTGGAGGGAATGCCGGTGTCGGCGCTGCTGTTCAACGGCTCGCTGGCGGATACGGAACCATACACTAAGCTGATGACTACAGCGCTTGCCGCAGGAGTCCGGCTGTATCCGGTACAGCAGGGCATGGTCCTGACTCCGGATGAGGCGGCGCAGCTGCATTTTCTCTGGCCGGAGCCGCCTGCGGACGGGCAGACTCTGCTAAACGAGGTAGAGGATCAGAACCACGAATCGGTCGTGTTCCGGCTGGAGATGAACGGCCGCAGCTTTCTTTTCACAGGCGATATGGACCAGGCGGCGGAGGAAGCGATATTGCAATCCGCACAGCAGGCTGGAATACAGTCAGGTAAGCCCACCGACATCCTCAAGGTCGCCCACCACGGCAGCAAAACCGCCACCAGTGCGGACTGGCTCTCCTTCTGGAATCCGGCAGCGGCTGTAATCTCAGCAGGGGTGAACAACCTGTACGGGCATCCGAATGGCGATGTACTAGCCCGGCTGGAGGACGCAAATACAGAGGTATACCGGACCGATCAGCAGGGGGAGATTCAGCTCAGAGTGGGTAAGGAAGCGATAATAATGAGACATAAGCTTAATATGAAGGATACGGAATAA
- a CDS encoding deoxycytidylate deaminase, producing MTVAYRKNWDTYFMDIACMVSTRSRCPRRHVGAVLVQGKKLLGTAYNGAPMGVPDCSEAGCMVSEQYEREIIDGVETMVKKQRCIRTIHAEQNLLLFTDRSDREGSTVYVTDEPCWTCANMLANSGIVEIVYLRPYRKDMEKVEAMLSSKGIVFRQLENYEPPKETMISVSE from the coding sequence ATGACTGTGGCTTACCGCAAGAACTGGGATACATACTTCATGGATATTGCCTGCATGGTCTCCACCCGTTCGCGATGTCCCCGCCGCCATGTCGGCGCTGTGCTGGTGCAGGGCAAGAAGCTGCTGGGCACCGCCTATAACGGCGCACCGATGGGTGTTCCGGACTGCTCGGAAGCAGGCTGTATGGTCTCCGAGCAATATGAGCGTGAGATTATTGACGGCGTAGAGACCATGGTGAAAAAGCAGCGCTGTATCCGCACGATCCATGCCGAGCAGAATCTGCTGCTGTTCACAGACCGGAGTGACCGGGAAGGCAGTACCGTCTACGTCACGGATGAACCTTGCTGGACCTGTGCCAATATGCTGGCCAACAGCGGGATTGTAGAGATTGTCTATCTGCGTCCGTACCGCAAGGATATGGAGAAGGTGGAGGCCATGCTTTCCTCCAAAGGAATTGTGTTCCGCCAATTGGAGAACTATGAGCCGCCGAAGGAAACGATGATCTCGGTATCAGAATAA
- the nrdF gene encoding class 1b ribonucleoside-diphosphate reductase subunit beta has translation MSAIKAVNWNRPDDDYSLMFWNQNIMQFWTDDEIPLSDDKMSWLTLSEIEKDSFMKVLGGLTLLDTIQGGVGMPQIMEHVDGLQRKAVLGFMGMMEQIHAKSYSSIFTTLASTEEIDGIFRWVEDNTFLQFKAETISEYYKKIESPKDLYLAMAASVLLESYLFYSGFFYPLYLAGQGKMTCSGEIIDLILRDESIHGVYVGVLAQEIFEELSEDDQRDVYQTMVGLLRLLHANEEQYTEQIYAQIGLVDEVKAFLRYNANKAMMNLGLDPLFEEEEINPIVQNGISTHTKQHDFFSKKGNGYVRAMNVEPLRDEDFRF, from the coding sequence ATGAGTGCTATCAAAGCCGTGAACTGGAACCGTCCGGACGACGACTACTCGCTGATGTTCTGGAATCAGAATATTATGCAGTTCTGGACCGACGACGAAATTCCATTATCCGATGACAAAATGTCCTGGCTCACGCTGAGTGAGATCGAAAAGGACTCCTTTATGAAGGTGCTGGGCGGACTGACCCTGCTCGATACCATTCAGGGCGGCGTAGGCATGCCGCAGATTATGGAGCATGTGGACGGCTTGCAGCGCAAGGCGGTCCTCGGCTTCATGGGGATGATGGAGCAGATCCATGCCAAGTCTTACAGCAGTATTTTTACGACACTGGCTTCTACTGAGGAGATTGACGGCATCTTCCGCTGGGTGGAGGACAATACGTTCCTGCAATTCAAGGCAGAGACCATCTCTGAATATTACAAGAAGATTGAGTCGCCCAAAGACCTCTATCTCGCGATGGCTGCCTCTGTTCTACTGGAGAGCTACCTGTTCTACAGCGGCTTCTTCTACCCGCTCTATCTGGCCGGCCAAGGCAAAATGACCTGCAGCGGCGAGATCATCGACCTGATCCTGCGCGATGAGAGCATCCACGGCGTCTATGTCGGCGTACTCGCCCAGGAGATCTTCGAGGAGCTGTCCGAAGACGATCAGCGTGATGTCTATCAGACTATGGTCGGACTGCTGCGTCTGCTGCATGCCAACGAGGAGCAGTATACCGAGCAAATCTACGCACAGATCGGGCTTGTAGATGAAGTGAAGGCCTTCCTGCGCTACAACGCCAACAAGGCGATGATGAACCTGGGGCTGGACCCGCTGTTCGAAGAGGAAGAGATCAACCCGATCGTCCAGAACGGCATCAGCACCCACACCAAGCAGCATGACTTCTTCTCCAAAAAAGGCAACGGCTACGTCCGCGCGATGAACGTGGAGCCTTTGCGGGATGAGGATTTCCGGTTTTAA
- a CDS encoding alpha/beta fold hydrolase → MQERTSRSEFDFVEKECAGVALHVQEYGDQSASYLMVFLHGGGVSGWMWDRQVEYFAHYHCMVPDLPGHGLSNDDVIFSIQSSAEQLNQIIGEQAGGKKVVLIGFSLGAQVAVQMVSLRPELIDFAIINSALVRPMSYAKKWIRPAVRLTFPLIKQRWFSRLQAKTLYLGDEYFERYYAESCRIQPVALIAVLEENMTFTIPSGFSEATGKILVTVGEKEKAVMKQSAKDLVAASSNCNGVIIPGLGHGVSLAMPDFFNQMVDMWVHKGDVPKECKRV, encoded by the coding sequence ATGCAGGAACGTACCAGTAGAAGTGAATTTGATTTTGTCGAAAAGGAGTGTGCCGGTGTGGCCTTGCATGTTCAGGAGTATGGAGATCAAAGCGCATCTTATCTGATGGTATTCTTACACGGTGGCGGAGTGAGCGGCTGGATGTGGGATAGACAAGTGGAATATTTCGCCCATTATCATTGCATGGTTCCAGACTTGCCCGGACACGGGTTAAGTAATGATGACGTTATATTTTCAATTCAAAGCAGTGCAGAACAATTAAACCAAATAATCGGAGAACAAGCAGGCGGAAAGAAAGTCGTCCTGATCGGATTCTCTTTAGGTGCACAGGTTGCTGTCCAGATGGTTAGCCTGAGACCTGAGCTCATTGATTTTGCCATAATAAACAGTGCTCTGGTCAGACCCATGTCGTATGCTAAAAAGTGGATTCGACCGGCAGTCAGACTAACCTTCCCTTTAATTAAACAGAGATGGTTCTCCAGGCTTCAGGCTAAGACACTATATCTAGGCGATGAATACTTTGAACGATATTATGCCGAGAGCTGCCGGATACAGCCTGTCGCCTTGATCGCAGTGCTGGAAGAGAATATGACGTTCACTATTCCATCCGGTTTCAGTGAGGCCACAGGCAAGATACTGGTTACAGTAGGTGAGAAAGAAAAAGCTGTGATGAAGCAATCCGCTAAGGATCTTGTTGCTGCGAGCTCCAATTGTAATGGCGTGATCATCCCTGGCCTTGGACATGGGGTCTCTCTGGCGATGCCTGACTTCTTTAATCAAATGGTCGACATGTGGGTGCATAAAGGTGACGTACCCAAGGAATGTAAAAGGGTTTGA
- the nrdE gene encoding class 1b ribonucleoside-diphosphate reductase subunit alpha, protein MRHIELNNMLMKRDESGFFQLDKDQEAVAEFMRDVERRSLTFKDTKSKVDYMIANDYYEDLYDRYSAAEMEDVYRIAHEYNFQFPSYMAASKFYTDYAVKSNDRKQYLEHYPDRVAVVALHLGRGNVETARTLVRSMMEQRLQPATPTFLNAGKSRRGEMVSCFLLEMDDSLNSINYVLNTCMQLSKIGGGVAVNLSKLRSRGETIKGVEDAAKGIMPVLKLMEDGFSYADQMGQRKGSGAAYYNIFGWDVLEFLDSKKINADERTRLKTLSIGLIVPNRFYKLAQDNQPLHVFAPYTVFQAYGTHLDDMDLDVMYDTLLADSRVKKKVAMSARDMLTKIAMIQLESGYPYIMNKSNANNAHALRNVGQIKMSNLCTEIFQLQETSEINNYGEQDAIRRDISCNLASLNIVNVMEHGKIRESVHEGMLALTAVSDMTTVSNAPGVAKANKEMHSVGLGVMNLHGYFAKNKIAYESEQARDFARTFFMTMNFHSIEKSMQIAAETGETFHGFAASDYASGVYFDRYLTTDYRPVTARAQELFQGIYIPTTEDWKQLRDDVMKNGLYHAYRLAIAPTASISYIQNATSSVMPIVEQIETRTYANSTTYYPMPYLRPDNVFFYKSAYQMDQFKVIDLIAEIQPHIDQGISTVLHVNSDVTTRELARSYLYAAHKGLKSLYYTRTNKLSVEECLSCSI, encoded by the coding sequence TTGCGGCATATTGAACTGAACAACATGTTGATGAAGAGAGACGAAAGCGGCTTTTTCCAATTGGATAAGGACCAGGAGGCAGTAGCCGAGTTCATGCGGGATGTGGAGCGGCGCAGCCTGACTTTTAAGGATACGAAATCCAAAGTGGATTATATGATTGCCAATGATTACTACGAGGACCTGTATGACCGTTATTCCGCAGCTGAGATGGAGGACGTCTACCGGATTGCCCACGAATATAACTTCCAGTTCCCTTCCTATATGGCGGCTTCCAAGTTCTACACAGACTATGCCGTCAAAAGCAATGACCGTAAGCAATACCTTGAGCATTACCCGGACCGCGTAGCTGTAGTGGCCCTGCATCTGGGACGCGGCAACGTGGAGACGGCCCGCACGCTGGTCCGCTCGATGATGGAGCAGCGCCTGCAGCCGGCTACGCCGACCTTCCTCAATGCCGGCAAGAGCCGCCGCGGTGAGATGGTCTCCTGCTTCCTGCTGGAGATGGACGACTCACTCAATTCGATCAACTATGTACTGAACACCTGCATGCAGCTGTCGAAGATCGGCGGCGGTGTGGCCGTCAATCTGTCCAAGCTGCGCTCGCGCGGCGAGACGATTAAGGGCGTAGAGGATGCGGCCAAAGGCATCATGCCTGTCCTGAAGCTCATGGAAGACGGCTTCTCCTACGCGGACCAGATGGGTCAGCGCAAGGGTTCGGGCGCGGCTTATTATAATATTTTTGGCTGGGACGTACTAGAATTCCTGGACAGCAAGAAGATCAACGCCGACGAACGGACACGCCTGAAGACGTTGTCCATCGGCCTGATCGTGCCTAACCGCTTCTACAAGCTGGCGCAGGATAATCAGCCGCTGCATGTATTCGCTCCTTATACTGTATTCCAGGCATATGGAACGCATCTGGATGACATGGATCTGGACGTGATGTACGATACCTTGCTAGCAGATTCACGCGTGAAGAAGAAGGTTGCCATGAGCGCACGCGACATGCTGACCAAAATTGCCATGATCCAGCTCGAATCGGGCTATCCATATATTATGAACAAGAGCAATGCCAATAACGCCCATGCCCTGCGTAATGTGGGTCAGATCAAAATGTCGAACCTGTGCACCGAGATTTTCCAATTGCAGGAGACTTCCGAGATTAACAACTACGGAGAGCAGGACGCGATCCGCCGTGATATCAGCTGCAACCTGGCTTCCCTCAACATTGTGAATGTGATGGAGCACGGCAAGATCCGTGAATCCGTTCATGAAGGCATGCTCGCACTTACTGCAGTCAGCGATATGACTACGGTATCTAATGCTCCTGGCGTGGCTAAAGCGAACAAAGAGATGCACTCCGTCGGCCTGGGTGTGATGAATCTGCACGGTTACTTTGCCAAGAACAAGATTGCTTATGAGAGTGAGCAGGCCCGCGATTTCGCGCGCACCTTCTTCATGACGATGAACTTCCATTCGATTGAAAAGAGTATGCAGATCGCTGCTGAGACGGGTGAGACCTTCCACGGCTTCGCAGCATCCGATTATGCGTCCGGCGTGTATTTCGACCGCTACCTGACCACAGACTACCGTCCGGTTACTGCAAGAGCGCAGGAGCTGTTCCAGGGCATCTACATTCCTACAACCGAGGACTGGAAGCAGCTGCGTGATGACGTTATGAAGAACGGCCTGTACCATGCCTACCGTCTGGCGATTGCACCGACTGCGAGTATCTCTTATATCCAGAATGCCACGTCCAGCGTCATGCCGATTGTAGAACAGATCGAGACCCGCACTTATGCCAACTCGACGACCTACTATCCGATGCCTTACCTGCGTCCGGACAATGTGTTCTTCTATAAATCCGCGTACCAGATGGACCAGTTCAAGGTGATTGACCTGATTGCGGAAATTCAGCCTCATATCGACCAGGGTATCTCAACGGTCCTGCATGTGAACAGTGATGTAACGACCCGCGAGCTGGCTCGCTCTTACCTGTATGCGGCACACAAAGGGCTGAAATCCCTGTACTACACCCGGACCAATAAACTGTCTGTCGAGGAATGCCTGTCCTGCTCCATCTAA